The following are from one region of the Natronosporangium hydrolyticum genome:
- the purQ gene encoding phosphoribosylformylglycinamidine synthase subunit PurQ, whose protein sequence is MRIGVVTFPGSLDEVDAARAVALAGAEPVSLWHGDQDLRDVAAVVLPGGFSYGDYLRCGAIARFAPVMTAVRQAAHDGLPVLGICNGFQILCEAGLLPGALTRNRHLRFRHRDQWLRIETAGTAWTDSYEAGQEIVIPLKSGEGCYVADPDTLAELAASGRIVARYLGENPNGSLDDIAAVCNETGNVVGIMPHPEHAVEMLTGPSTDGLGFFTSVLKHLTGAETTGVPA, encoded by the coding sequence GTGAGGATCGGGGTGGTGACCTTCCCCGGCTCGCTGGACGAGGTCGACGCCGCCCGCGCGGTGGCGCTCGCCGGCGCCGAGCCGGTCTCGCTGTGGCACGGCGACCAGGACCTGCGCGACGTCGCGGCGGTGGTCCTGCCAGGCGGCTTCTCGTACGGAGATTACTTGCGGTGTGGGGCGATCGCCCGGTTCGCCCCGGTGATGACCGCGGTGCGCCAGGCTGCCCACGACGGCCTGCCGGTGCTCGGCATCTGCAACGGCTTTCAGATCCTCTGCGAGGCGGGGCTGCTGCCGGGGGCGCTGACCCGCAACCGACACCTGCGGTTCCGGCACCGCGACCAGTGGCTGCGGATCGAGACCGCCGGGACCGCATGGACCGACAGCTACGAGGCGGGCCAGGAGATCGTGATTCCACTCAAGAGCGGCGAAGGGTGTTACGTCGCCGACCCGGACACGCTGGCCGAGCTAGCCGCCTCCGGTCGGATCGTCGCCCGCTACCTGGGCGAGAACCCGAACGGCTCACTCGACGACATCGCCGCGGTCTGCAACGAGACCGGCAACGTGGTCGGGATCATGCCGCACCCGGAGCACGCGGTGGAGATGCTGACCGGCCCGTCCACCGATGGGCTGGGATTCTTCACCTCGGTGCTCAAGCATCTCACCGGGGCCGAGACCACGGGGGTTCCCGCGTGA
- the purL gene encoding phosphoribosylformylglycinamidine synthase subunit PurL, producing MTTASPTFVDTVEQAAASPDDLQPYEELGLRSEEYESIRAVLGRRPTESELAMYSIMWSEHCSYKSSKLHLRQFRDRAPESDRLLAGMGENAGVVRVTDELAVTFKVESHNHPSFVEPYQGAATGVGGIVRDILAMGARPLAVMDPLRFGAAEHPDTGRVLPGVVAGIAGYGNCLGLPNIGGEVVFDPSYQGNPLVNVLCLGVLPTDRLQRKEATGTGNVVVLMGAATGRDGIGGVSVLASANFDDASQQRRPSVQVGDPFMEKLLIESCLELYEAGLVVGVQDLGGAGLTCALSETAAAAGTGMDVELDRVPLRDSSMLPHEVLASESQERMLLIVEPEQLATVLATAEKWGVTATAIGEVTDSGVLRVSWRGETVVELPPGSLADDGPEYARPVREPADLVLLQADRAETLARPQTPEELREAVLQLVASPNLCDKTWVTEQYDKNVRGNTVAATPEDAGVLRLEGDGQLGVAISVDGNGRYARLDPYAGAQLALAEAYRNVAVTGAEPVAVTNCLNFGSPEDPNVMWQFAEAVRGLADGCATLGIPVTGGNVSFYNSTGAAAIHPTPVVGVLGLLPDVTTRVPMGFSNPGDVVILLGEVREELSGSEWAWLTHRHLGGSPPAVDLAAEQRLAGLVSTANGRGLLRSAHDLADGGLAQALIECCLRGDLGATVQLPADAAGGAFGYLFSESTARALVSVPLGVERAFLALCEELEVPWTALGVVGNPGASLEVTGEFDIPLSELRAAWSGTLPAWFDRPGSVAELVAGEPPAPTATIPPAAAEAQVATELRGTELPDDGAAEHAVEYAGGDAAVTPAVDAAVDAEPLSAQPDLAGSAAGSDPTTPHEPTN from the coding sequence GTGACCACGGCATCGCCCACCTTCGTCGACACTGTCGAGCAGGCCGCCGCCTCCCCAGATGATCTCCAGCCCTACGAGGAGCTGGGCCTACGCAGCGAAGAGTACGAGTCGATCCGGGCGGTCCTCGGCCGGCGGCCGACCGAGTCGGAACTCGCGATGTATTCGATCATGTGGAGCGAGCACTGCTCCTACAAGTCGAGCAAGCTGCACCTGCGCCAGTTCCGGGACCGGGCGCCCGAGTCCGACCGGCTACTCGCCGGGATGGGCGAGAACGCCGGGGTGGTCCGGGTCACCGACGAGCTAGCCGTGACCTTCAAGGTGGAGTCGCACAACCACCCCTCGTTCGTCGAGCCGTACCAGGGCGCCGCCACCGGCGTCGGCGGCATCGTCCGGGACATCCTGGCGATGGGCGCCCGACCGCTGGCGGTGATGGACCCGCTGCGGTTCGGCGCCGCCGAGCATCCCGACACCGGCCGGGTCCTGCCCGGGGTGGTCGCCGGGATCGCCGGCTACGGCAACTGTCTGGGCCTGCCCAACATCGGCGGCGAGGTCGTCTTCGACCCGTCCTACCAGGGCAACCCACTGGTGAACGTGCTCTGCCTGGGGGTGCTGCCCACCGACCGGCTGCAGCGCAAAGAGGCCACCGGTACGGGCAACGTGGTGGTCCTGATGGGGGCCGCCACCGGCCGCGACGGCATCGGCGGTGTGTCGGTGCTCGCCTCGGCGAACTTCGACGACGCCAGCCAGCAGCGACGCCCCAGCGTGCAGGTGGGCGACCCGTTCATGGAGAAGCTGCTGATCGAGTCCTGCCTGGAGCTGTACGAGGCCGGCCTGGTCGTCGGCGTGCAGGATCTGGGCGGGGCCGGGTTGACGTGTGCACTGTCGGAGACCGCGGCCGCCGCCGGCACCGGCATGGACGTCGAGCTGGACCGGGTGCCGCTGCGAGACTCGTCGATGCTGCCGCACGAGGTGCTGGCCAGCGAGTCACAGGAGCGGATGCTGCTGATCGTCGAGCCGGAGCAGCTGGCGACGGTGCTGGCGACCGCGGAGAAGTGGGGGGTCACCGCCACCGCGATCGGCGAGGTGACCGACTCCGGAGTGCTCCGGGTGAGTTGGCGCGGCGAGACCGTGGTGGAGCTGCCACCGGGCAGCCTCGCCGACGACGGCCCGGAGTACGCCCGACCCGTGCGCGAACCGGCCGACCTGGTGCTGCTGCAGGCCGATCGGGCCGAGACCCTGGCCCGACCACAGACCCCGGAGGAGCTGCGGGAGGCGGTGCTGCAACTCGTGGCCTCGCCCAACCTGTGCGACAAGACCTGGGTCACCGAGCAGTACGACAAGAACGTACGCGGCAACACCGTGGCCGCCACCCCGGAGGACGCCGGGGTGCTCCGGCTCGAGGGCGACGGCCAGCTGGGCGTGGCGATCTCGGTCGACGGCAACGGCCGGTACGCCCGCCTCGACCCGTACGCGGGTGCCCAGCTGGCGCTCGCCGAGGCGTACCGGAACGTGGCGGTGACCGGGGCAGAGCCGGTGGCGGTGACGAACTGCCTCAACTTCGGCTCCCCCGAGGACCCGAATGTGATGTGGCAGTTCGCCGAGGCGGTCCGCGGGCTCGCCGACGGCTGCGCCACCCTCGGCATCCCGGTCACCGGCGGCAACGTCAGCTTCTACAACTCGACCGGCGCCGCCGCGATCCACCCCACTCCGGTGGTCGGTGTGCTCGGGCTGCTGCCTGACGTCACCACCCGGGTGCCGATGGGCTTCAGCAACCCGGGCGACGTGGTGATCCTGCTCGGTGAGGTCCGCGAGGAGCTCTCCGGCTCGGAGTGGGCGTGGCTCACCCACCGGCACCTGGGCGGGTCCCCACCGGCGGTGGATCTGGCCGCCGAGCAGCGGTTGGCGGGGCTGGTCTCGACCGCCAACGGGCGGGGGCTGCTCCGCTCGGCCCACGACCTGGCCGATGGCGGTCTAGCGCAGGCGCTGATCGAATGCTGCCTTCGCGGCGATCTCGGGGCCACGGTGCAGCTGCCCGCCGACGCGGCCGGTGGCGCCTTCGGCTACCTGTTCAGCGAATCCACCGCCCGGGCACTGGTCAGCGTGCCGCTCGGGGTGGAGCGGGCCTTCCTCGCCCTCTGTGAGGAGCTTGAGGTTCCGTGGACGGCGCTGGGGGTGGTCGGCAACCCGGGCGCCTCGCTGGAGGTGACCGGCGAGTTCGACATCCCGCTGTCGGAGCTCCGGGCGGCCTGGTCGGGCACGCTGCCGGCCTGGTTCGACCGGCCGGGCTCGGTCGCCGAACTGGTCGCCGGGGAGCCCCCGGCACCGACCGCGACCATCCCACCCGCCGCCGCCGAAGCGCAGGTCGCCACCGAACTTCGGGGCACCGAGCTGCCGGACGACGGCGCGGCCGAGCATGCCGTCGAGTATGCAGGCGGGGACGCGGCCGTAACCCCGGCCGTGGACGCGGCCGTGGACGCGGAGCCGCTTTCCGCGCAACCGGACCTGGCGGGTTCGGCGGCCGGCTCCGATCCCACAACCCCTCACGAACCGACCAACTAG